The Setaria viridis chromosome 6, Setaria_viridis_v4.0, whole genome shotgun sequence genome contains a region encoding:
- the LOC117859537 gene encoding serine/threonine-protein kinase PEPKR2 gives MEPVPRKRKGAPPACSAARSLQDLASRKRACRGSDPHQPPRAGATAGPPAVVMTAPAASGASASAGVLPGRGLKRKVGCIDSATRIGRRKRLESEYDLGEEIGHGKFGSVRVCRAKAGGEEEFACKALPKNAGETAHREVEIMQHLSGHPGIVTLRAVFEDADTFYLVMELCRGGRLLDEVAREGRLSERRAAYVIRELMTVLEYCHEMGVVHRDIKPDNVLLTKAGRLKLADFGLAVRVADGQKLTGVAGSPAYMAPEILLGDYSQKVDIWAAGVVLHVLLMGTLPFQGNCVEAIFKAIKTVELDFHSDQWGSVSLLARDLISKMLDRDASSRFAAADVLRHPWVLFYNECPLKAEFSTLWSTNKAAAAPMVDWERVRSCCESSSSESSSDNSEEQDECGIVDALTTAITQVRISEPKRSRQCSPATAVFPPSRDALRT, from the exons ATGGAGCCGGTGCCGCGGAAGCGCAAGGGCGCGCCCCCGGCGTGCTCCGCCGCCAGGTCCCTCCAAGATTTAGCCTCACGCAAGCGCGCCTGCCGCGGGTCCGACCCGCACCAGCCCCCCCGCGCCGGCGCTACCGCGGGCCCCCCCGCCGTGGTGATGACGGcccccgcggcgagcggcgcgtcggcgtcggcgggggtCCTCCCTGGCCGCGGGCTGAAGCGGAAGGTGGGCTGCATCGACTCCGCCACGCGGATCGGGCGGCGGAAGCGGCTGGAGAGCGAGTACGACCTCGGGGAGGAGATCGGGCACGGCAAGTTCGGGTCCGTCCGCGTCTGCCGCGCCAAGGCCGggggcgaggaggagttcgCGTGCAAGGCGCTGCCCAAGAACGCCGGGGAGACGGCGCACCGCGAGGTGGAGATCATGCAGCACCTCTCGGGCCACCCGGGCATCGTAACGCTCAGGGCCGTCTTCGAGGACGCCGACACCTTCTACCTCGTCATGGAgctctgccgcggcggccgcctcctcgaCGAGGTGGCCAGGGAGGGGAGGCTCTCGGAGCGCCGCGCCGCCTATGTGATCAGGGAGCTCATGACcgtgctcgagtactgccacGAGATGGGCGTCGTGCACAGGGATATTAAACCGGATAATGTTCTGCTCACCAAGGCCGGAAGGTTGAAACTCGCAGATTTTGGACTGGCCGTGCGAGTGGCTGATG GCCAGAAATTGACTGGTGTTGCCGGGAGCCCTGCCTACATGGCACCTGAGATTCTACTCGGAGATTACTCGCAGAAAGTAGATATATGGGCTGCTGGAGTGGTTCTGCATGTGCTACTGATGGGCACACTTCCATTTCAAGGCAACTGTGTTGAAGCTATCTTTAAAGCAATAAAGACAGTCGAGCTTGATTTTCACAGCGATCAGTGGGGATCGGTATCGCTTCTTGCTCGTGATCTCATAAGCAAAATGCTTGATCGGGATGCCTCTTCACGATTTGCTGCCGCTGATGTTCTCC GGCACCCCTGGGTCTTATTCTACAATGAATGCCCATTGAAGGCAGAATTCTCAACCCTATGGAGCACTAATAAGGCTGCAGCAGCACCCATGGTTGACTGGGAAAGAGTTAGGTCTTGCTGCGAGTCTTCATCTTCAGAATCCTCAAGTGACAACTCTGAGGAGCAGGATGAATGTGGTATAGTTGATGCACTGACGACAGCAATAACACAGGTGAGGATATCAGAGCCCAAGAGGAGCCGGCAATGCAGCCCAGCCACCGCGGTATTCCCGCCGAGCAGGGATGCTCTTCGAACCTGA